A region from the Carassius carassius chromosome 33, fCarCar2.1, whole genome shotgun sequence genome encodes:
- the LOC132113950 gene encoding INSYN2B protein-like, with protein sequence MGRRAADTSNAVPALEVPLAGGQAVLSQKWGPLCSVGVQTSPGLRSLPSLKKKTQTVSTTNGPTVETMSLDRARRFEVNGRHVVKAASRNHVAQDRTSQESEVYCQIKANPNQFRPRGSLKRTPRYVNGSIVASEVVGGVCSEGAESEEARRQSQTMTHECKRGQLLKGEASRPTTDSYTTPPHPCRMMPSSPRLCASCGRRQSQAPPCITPACQKRAASHVQATMTLPPLLRKGCSPCLQKQNSTVAQPTYTQIANHTMQNAFSTPLQSNKKDPKTEAFTQSEKAKNDLTMQHTQTRVKTESIAQLTSQDRKNKCTTTQKHKSATPTLPPKQDLKPIQVKYKPVPPELLIGSGAGPKPQPPPTPPPEPETETETDSKDTHPPPTDDIPQSNGAPGVLHGLLQNVEENLLYNQEKIKVLLNVIQDLERNKAMSEGRCSYRTGQDINNCSTCQKTACIIYSVEHDFRVQEGQFHSILEALDEAEYDVPAPVPKPAHIQPRTKSRVKKLRKKCFWWL encoded by the exons ATGGGCCGTAGGGCAGCTGACACATCCAATGCAGTGCCGGCGCTAGAAGTACCTCTAGCTGGTGGGCAGGCCGTCCTGTCTCAAAAATGGGGCCCTTTGTGCAGTGTTGGCGTCCAAACGTCGCCAGGCCTCCGCTCACTTCCGTCATTGAAGAAGAAGACTCAAACGGTCAGTACGACCAACGGACCAACTGTCGAAACCATGTCGCTGGATCGGGCAAGGCGTTTTGAAGTTAACGGAAGGCACGTTGTCAAGGCGGCGTCCAGGAACCATGTGGCACAAGACAGGACATCCCAGGAGAGTGAGGTGTACTGTCAAATTAAAGCCAATCCAAACCAATTCAGGCCAAGGGGGAGTTTAAAAAGAACCCCTCGATATGTTAACGGAAGTATTGTTGCATCTGAGGTGGTGGGTGGAGTTTGCAGCGAAGGGGCTGAATCTGAGGAAGCGAGACGGCAGAGTCAAACAATGACGCATGAATGTAAGCGAGGTCAGTTGCTGAAAGGTGAGGCATCCAGGCCAACCACTGACTCATACACCACGCCCCCTCACCCATGTCGCATGATGCCGTCATCACCCAGACTGTGCGCCAGCTGTGGGCGGAGGCAGTCTCAAGCCCCACCTTGCATAACACCTGCTTGTCAGAAACGAGCAGCCAGTCATGTTCAAGCGACCATGACGCTTCCGCCGCTGCTGAGGAAAGGCTGTTCGCCTTGCTTGCAGAAACAAAACTCCACGGTTGCACAGCCAACATACACGCAAATTGCCAATCACACAATGCAAAACGCATTCTCCACCCCCTTACAATCCAACAAAAAAGATCCAAAAACAGAAGCATTTACACAGTCTGAAAAGGCCAAAAACGACTTGACAATGCAACACACGCAAACACGAGTCAAAACAGAATCAATCGCACAACTCACATCGCAAGACAGGAAGAACAAGTGTACGACCACACAAAAGCACAAATCCGCCACACCCACTCTTCCACCAAAGCAAGACTTGAAACCAATACAAGTCAAATATAAACCAGTACCTCCAGAGCTTCTGATTGGCTCAGGGGCGGGGCCTAAACCACAACCCCCGCCCACCCCTCCACCAGAACCTGAAACTGAGACAGAAACCGACTCTAAAGACACTCATCCACCTCCAACAgatgatatcccacaatccaaTGGTGCACCTGGCGTTCTACATGGACTGCTGCAGAATGTAGAAGAAAACCTGCTGTATAATCAGGAAAAGATCAAAGTCCTTCTCAATGTCATTCAGGACCTGGAGAGGAACAAAGCAATGAGTGAAGG GCGTTGTTCTTACAGAACAGGTCAGGACATCAACAACTGCTCAACCTGCCAGAAAACAGCCTGCATCATATACAG TGTGGAGCACGACTTCCGAGTGCAGGAGGGACAATTTCATAGCATTCTGGAAGCCTTGGATGAAGCAGAGTACGATGTTCCCGCCCCCGTCCCAAAGCCCGCCCACATACAACCTCGAACCAAGAGCCGCGTCAAGAAACTGCGAAAGAAGTGTTTCTGGTGGCTGTAG